AATTCTTgcttaaaatgtcattttggcaAAAGCTAAATACATATCACTGTTAACTACACAAACTAttgagtatttatttaaaaaatccaCTTTATTGACTTCACTTAAAAGacttaaatgtcacttttaacaCAACAAATTATGTAAGAACATGCGTGTCTGTGGTGGTAGAAACCAAGCAAACAGTGAGGttaaaaagatgcaaataatTGAGGAATGACTgacaaaattaattaaataataactgaTGCGACTTCAAATGTGGCACTCCCTCATCCAAAGCTGTCCTTCATGTTGTCAAAACCATAATCGActtgtcagaaaataaaaataaaaatcattgattgatttgatcTGCATTTTAAAAACTAATTCCAACCAAAGTGACAATAATCTGGCTTTATTGATTAATTTACAAATGAGACAAGAAACTAGAAGGCACACAGAGGAGATGAAGCTCTGCTGATGCTGATTATTTCACCAACATGCTGTTATAATTCCTGTTTGtgaaaaatatagaaattaaACGGAAATTATAACAAAAAGTTTGATAAAAAAActcacttcttttttctttatttttgtggcTCGATAATGTTCAtatgaagggggaaaaaaatgtcaggTGGTGGCTGCTGTTTCGTCAAACTTTTCCTTTAAATCTTCTTTAGAATTGTGTCGTGTTTTGTTCgtaggaaaaaaacagaaaatgagatTCTGTACAACAACGAAACACATCAGGTGGAGTAAAAACGGGAGAAGcagcatttttttgtgtttgtttgttttcagtctaaAAAGGCGTCCTTAACGCTGTCGATCCCAGCGCCAGATGGAGGCGTCGTCGCACACGGCGATCAAAATACTGCTGTCGCGGCTGAAGCTGGTTTGACGGATGGCCGAAACACATTTAGGGAGAGTTAGCGTGATGCACCTGCGGATGAAAAGACATTTACATGAGTTAGAACCCTTTAGTGGACAACTTGGTAATTGCTTCAAACTGTCTGCATTTTCTGGGGTggatattttgaacttgaacagGTTGGAGTTTAAATTATTTCATACAAATGTACTGTAGAGTTGCACAGTGTGGTTGTATTCAAATTAAAAGAGCATTAATTACGCTAATTTTAAAATGcagttgaattatttattttaactgatCTGCCCTCTATCCAAAGaagtcatttgatttgattaattcAACAtattctacaaaaaaaataaacagttaaactgaatatctgtcagaaaaatcacacaattcacCCCAAATAATTCAGCCCTACTTTGTTGATGCACTTACTTTGCTTTGTGCGGATCTTCCACTTCGAGGTCCCACACGTAAAGCTTCCCCACCTGGTTTCCTAAAGCTAGCATCTGTAAATTAGCATCACAAAAGAGGACATCAGAaaagtggcaaaaaaacaaacaacgaaaaACCTGATTTTACCATCGTAACTGTACATGaaaatattctaaaaggtgGAAAGAATTTGAGATTTGAGAACAGGTTATCTGACCTTCTGCCAGAAGTCCATGGAGAAGCGCATGTACCAGATGTCACACTGGCTGTAATCAAAGCGACCCAGAATCGTCACATTTGACTCATTTGGCTTAATGTGATCGATGTCGTCCTCCATTTTTCCCGGTTTCCAGCACACAATGGCATTTTCACAAGACTGCAGTGACAGGAAAGCAAAGACGAATACAGGTAAGTATGTGTCTgattttaacaaacaaattttaacacatattattgtcattaatgACTTGCCTTGGATAGAATAATGTCTCCCAGCCACCGCACACAGTCCACATAGTTTCTATGGATGTCTCGTGTTGAGAAGTCAGGAAAGTGAATTTTCTCTGAGACAAAAGGCCTGCATGGAAAAAattatcatgtttttaattccattttttAGAAGACATTGTAAGCATCACTACAGGTGAAACAAGAAAATACCTGTTGGTCTTCGAGGGGTTGTACTCGTACGACCCACGGATGGCTTTCTGCATTCTCTCGGAATTGATACGCCAAAGTTTGAGGGAGTGATCCATGCCACACGACATTATCTTTTCACCAAGCAAATCAAAGTCCTAGAGTggaatggacaaaaaaaacaaacaaacataaaatgaGGAAGTGGGACAATTAATTTGAAGGATGGTCTGTTTTcaacatgtattattatttatcagtgGTCATAACTAATTTATTCACAGAAAAATAACTGTGTCTCATGATACACTGAATGTTCAGGGTTCAGAGTGAGGTTGAATCCTCTCACTGCAGTGCCTCCCTTGCTGAGGTTGCAGTTGTTGTATGAAGTTTATAGACGTGTGGACGTGAGGTTCGATTTCACAATACTGACCGCGCTCAGGACTTCGTCTCGATGACCCTCGACGCCACCGAATATCGCCACTAacgtgtctgtctgtatgttcCATAGACGGAGGGCGTGGTCTGTGAAATGGGAACAAAATGACATCGTAAATTCATACATGTTTACAGTTAACATGGCCTTTTATCAGAGACATAAACCATAATTAAGGAACCAAGTCGTAATAAAAACGACAGCCTACTTCTTTCCTGCAATAAAGGGAACAACTCATCATGGGTGAAAGCACTTTTGTGGCGTTTAATCATTAAGCTGTCAAAGTTAGTGTTACATTCGAAAATAGTTTTACCTTTACTGACGGACAGGAGGAGATTTGGATCCCGTGGGTGAAACTTGAGCTCATTGATGGCATTTCCATGTCCTACATAATGCTGGACAAGACAGTAAAAACTGTTATTATGATAAGGTCTTGATTTTGTGCTTACATTCtttgaacaacaacattttagagAGAAGCACCAATCCAGAAACTGTGGGAATACCAGTGTTTCCATCAAAATTGGTGTCAAACTATGGTAAAAAGACTAGTAAATTCTGAGAaatcaggaaaacaaacaactcaGTCTGAGAAATAACTGATTAAAAATACCTTAATACACTGCATTGTTATGTGGTTGATCACCCGGATGATGCCGCGGGATCCGGCTACAGCCAGCAGTGGGTGACTTGTGTTGGTGTCGTAGGTCCAGGCACACGTATAGAAGTTCTCCTCTGCCTTTTTGCACACGTGTAgtcaaagaaatcaaaacaaaaactctccCTGTGATCTTTAATATAACTACAAAACATCTCTTCTTTTTGCACATTAACATAAACCCACAGCCATCTACCAACAAGAGACTGAAAAGAGTAAACAGTTTAAGTGTCATGTCAACTGTTACACGACTGGTTACGATTTATTAATTTAGCTGAAAATGTGATATGATGGAAGACATTCCAAGCGAGTGAAAGGATACATCAGCATCAACGTAAGACTGCAAGAGTCTGATTTCTCCTTGTGAGTGACATTCATACAAGGTTACCTGATGAAGAGAAACCACAGGTTAGTTATGGAAAGATACATAAAGTTTTCAAATCAGAAAAAGACAATATGCAAGACAAGCAGAATATTAAAGAGGAGGGGCAacttatatattttaaataaaactaagaAATAAAAAACTTAGAAAACACAGGTCATCAAAATAACCTTAATCAAATAAATCTGGATGGAAAAACTTTTAGTGACCACAGTATTCAACCCAAAATTGACCCGATTGACTTTCTCTTTTTGAGTCTCAGCCAATAAGAATCAATCAGCTTAAGtgcattgttgttttcaaagacaGCACCAGCATGCAAAGCAgaattgtttgtttatgtgtttattaaagAAACAAGTTGTGATAATGTAGCTGTACCCTGTTACTCCCAACTGTGGCAAATACCAGAGGGTCTCCCTCCTTACTGTGCCAGTTAAACTGGACTCCAAACAGCGGCTGACCATGATCctcctgtaaaaacaaacaccccTTTATGATGTCcaaagcaaaaagaaatgaacataCTGCGTAGTGGACACACTTACCCTTAGGCtgttgacacatttaaaagagtATCTGCACTTTTTATACTTCCACTTGCCCTTGCCCCAGCTCTTTCTGCCTGGGGCATTGGcagtgtttgtgggtgtgtctggGCGCTCAGTGTTGGTGCCACTCTCAACGCTGACAGCATCATCCtgcagagatttaaaaaaacgaaacaaaatgGTTTTAGCACCTAAAAAT
Above is a window of Solea senegalensis isolate Sse05_10M linkage group LG2, IFAPA_SoseM_1, whole genome shotgun sequence DNA encoding:
- the eed gene encoding polycomb protein eed, whose translation is MRENKNMSESPSQAGKEIPAKKQKLSSDENSNPDLSGDENDDAVSVESGTNTERPDTPTNTANAPGRKSWGKGKWKYKKCRYSFKCVNSLREDHGQPLFGVQFNWHSKEGDPLVFATVGSNRVTLYECHSQGEIRLLQSYVDADAEENFYTCAWTYDTNTSHPLLAVAGSRGIIRVINHITMQCIKHYVGHGNAINELKFHPRDPNLLLSVSKDHALRLWNIQTDTLVAIFGGVEGHRDEVLSADFDLLGEKIMSCGMDHSLKLWRINSERMQKAIRGSYEYNPSKTNRPFVSEKIHFPDFSTRDIHRNYVDCVRWLGDIILSKSCENAIVCWKPGKMEDDIDHIKPNESNVTILGRFDYSQCDIWYMRFSMDFWQKMLALGNQVGKLYVWDLEVEDPHKAKCITLTLPKCVSAIRQTSFSRDSSILIAVCDDASIWRWDRQR